In Erpetoichthys calabaricus chromosome 15, fErpCal1.3, whole genome shotgun sequence, one DNA window encodes the following:
- the olig3 gene encoding oligodendrocyte transcription factor 3 gives MNSDSSSVSSRASSPDMDEMYLRDHHLQDTRLNSVSSTQNDLLQKMTSEHLSRNGDKAPGGGKYKLKKQATEQDLQQLRLKINGRERKRMHDLNLAMDGLREVMPYAHGPSVRKLSKIATLLLARNYILMLTSSLDEMKRLVGEIYGGHHSAFHCGTMGHAGGHSANPAHQVHPLLGSALSSSTPSTLSAALPGLTSIRAPHSLLKTPSTPPLQLGSGFQHWAGLPCPCTICQVPPPQLSAITSTGMSRLSAEAKDLLK, from the coding sequence atgaattcagatTCTAGCTCTGTCTCCAGCAGAGCTTCGTCACCAGACATGGATGAGATGTATCTAAGAGACCACCACCTCCAGGATACACGCCTCAACTCGGTGTCATCCACGCAGAACGACTTGCTGCAGAAAATGACAAGCGAGCACCTCTCCAGGAATGGAGACAAAGCGCCCGGGGGAGGTAAATACAAACTTAAGAAGCAGGCCACGGAGCAAGACTTGCAACAGTTGCGGCTCAAGATCAACGGGCGAGAGCGCAAGAGGATGCACGACTTAAACCTGGCCATGGACGGCCTCCGGGAGGTAATGCCATACGCGCACGGACCTTCGGTAAGAAAGCTTTCCAAAATCGCCACTCTGCTGCTGGCCAGAAACTACATTTTGATGTTGACCAGTTCTCTGGATGAGATGAAAAGACTTGTGGGAGAGATTTACGGTGGGCACCATTCGGCTTTCCACTGCGGGACGATGGGTCACGCTGGAGGACACTCTGCCAACCCGGCTCACCAGGTCCACCCACTCCTCGGGAGCGCACTCTCGTCCAGTACGCCCTCCACTCTCTCCGCGGCTCTACCCGGACTTACCTCCATTAGAGCCCCCCACTCTTTGCTGAAGACGCCCTCCACGCCCCCATTACAACTGGGCAGCGGTTTCCAGCATTGGGCAGGTTTGCCGTGCCCTTGCACAATTTGCCAGGTTCCACCTCCACAGCTTTCAGCCATCACTTCTACTGGCATGTCAAGACTTTCAGCAGAAGCGAAGGACTTGCTGAAGTAA